The Flavobacterium sp. IMCC34852 genome contains the following window.
TTTTTTGCCTTGGAAAAATCAAATGGTTGATGCCATCGAAAAAAGTGGTGGAAAAGTAACTTGTTTTTCAGCTAAAAACAACCTTTCATTGTTGTTCCAATTTGCTAAAGTTAATGCGTATTGTAAAGAGCATAAAATACAGATTATACATGCTCATTTACCTTGGGCAGGTGTGTTGGCTAGGATTGTAGGCAGGATATCAGGGATTAAAGTGTTGTATACAGAGCATAATAATTTTGACAAGTATCACTTTTTAACCCGTTTGTTGAGCAAGCTCACTTACCAGTGGCAAACCAAAGTTTTAGCAGTATCTGAGGATGCTAAAGTGGCTTTAGAAAAGCACAACCTTTTTCATGATATTGTATATGTGCCTAATGGGGTTAATACTTCCTTTTTTTCAAAGAAAAAGAAGTTTGAAAAGTTAGAACATGTAGAACAATTTGTGGCAAATGACAAGGTAATTGGTACTGTGGCTGTTTTCAGAAAGCAAAAAAGACTCGATATTTTTATTGAAGTCGCTCATTTGGCCCAACAAAAGAAACTGCCGTTTAAATTTTTGATGGTAGGTGATGGTCCCGAGATGGAAATGATTAAAGGTTTGACAGCACAATATCAGTTGCAAAATGTACTTTTAGCCGGTCTTCAGGAAAGTCCGGTTGATTTCATGTGTTATATGGATATTTTTCTGATTACCAGTGACTTTGAAGGACTTCCGGTAGCCTTATTAGAAGCTATGAGTATGGAAATTGTTCCTTTTTGTACCGAAGTAGGAGGAATACCAAATGTTGTAAAAAACACTCAAAATGGCGTTTTGTTAACCTCTCAGGAACCAGAGGATATTTTGTTTGCATTAGTGCAAAAGAGCATTAATGAAAGTGCTAACTTTGAAACGATGAAAAAGAATGCCAGAGCTACTGTTGAAAATCATTACAGCATACAAAGAATGGTAAACCAATTAGAATCGATTTATACAGAAGTGCTGAATCATGGATAATAACTTTGTTTACCAATGGGCTAAACCGGAAGATGTTGACCAAATTGTTGCCCTCTTTGAGCTTTGTTTGGGCACTGAAGGTGGTGCGCCAACTGTAGGTTTTTGGAATTGGAAGCATAATCAAAATCCGGGAGGAATATCCCCTGTGATTTTGGCTTGGGATAAGGATAAACTTATTGGAATCAGGGCTTTTATGTGTTTTAAATTTCACAGTAAAGATGGAATTTATAAAGCCTACAGACCTGTTGATACTGCCACTCATCCGGATTATCAGGGCAAAGGAATTTTTAAAAAATTGACGCTGACTTTAATTGAAGATTTGCAACAAATAGAGGAAAAAGCCTTTATCTTCAATACGCCCAATACACAATCTAAACCGGGCTATTTAAAAATGGGTTGGAAGGTATGGGGAAAACCTTTGATACAAGTTATGCCGACATTTGCTTTTTGGGGAGGCAATTTTAAAAAACATCAGACCCAATTATTACAACATGATTTTTCTAATATCTTGGTTAATAAAGACGAAAAACTATCGGTTTGTAAAGATGCCGATTATTACAAATGGCGTTACCAAGATATTGCTTTACAACAATATGGACTGGTAGAAATTGACAATTATTTGATTATTTACCGACAAAAAAAAGTCAAGTTTTTGAAGGAATTCAGAATATGTGATATCATATATAAAAACAGTAGTTGTGAAACGATGCCTGTTTTTGTTTTGATTCGACTGCTTTTTTTGTTCCCGCCCGGATTTATTACCTTTATCAGTCAGAACAAGTTTCTGCTTAGCTTAAAGCTAAAAAGCAAAGCACCAATGGTTACTTACAGAAAAGTCAAAGAAACCGATGCCGCTATATCTTTTAATGCCATTGATTGGAACATTGGGGAACTAGAACTTTTTTAATTATGTGTGGAATATTTGGTTGTATAGGTACTTTAGATGCCGAAAAGAAAAACAGGATAAGCTCTTCACTTAAACATCGTGGACCGGATGGTCAGTATTTTAAAGAGTTTAACTCCCTCACTTTTTTTCATGCAAGATTAAGCATCATTGATGTGGCTGGAGGAAACCAACCTTTTGAAACTGAAAATGTAATATTGGTATTTAACGGAGAAATTTATAATTATAAAGCACTGGCTAAACAACACCAACTTTCCTTAAATACCGCGTCTGATACAGAAGTAATTATTGCCTTGTATGCCAAAATGGGCACCGCTGCTTTTGAGCAGTTGGATGGTATGTTTGCTTTTGCCTTGTATGACAAGCAAGAAAAAAATATTTATTTGGTCAGAGATCGTTCGGGTAAAAAACCACTTTATTTTTCCCCTAATAACGGATTTTCATTTGCCAGTGAAATCAATGCTTTGTTGGTTTATAAATCGGCATCCGACATCAACCATCAACACCTGAAATGGTATCTTCAAAAAGGATTTGTAAGTGGAGAAAACACCATATATAATGATATTTTCGAAGTTTTACCGGCACATTATTATACCTACAATGTCGAAACCCATAAAATAAGCCGTTCTCAGTATTGGAAATTTGAGGACTATTTTTTATCCCAAAAAATAAAAGATAAGAACGTTGCGCTCGAGCAATTGGATGACTTGTTTGCCAAAGCAGTAGAAAAAAGAATATTGTCGAGTGATTTTGAAGTTGGCGCCTTTTTGAGTGGCGGAATTGATAGTAGCTTGGTTTGTGCTTTTGCGGTTAAAACCAACCCTAATTTGAAGACTTTTACCGTAAAAATGAAAGGTGGTTTTGATGAATCGGAAGTAGCGTCTTTGATTGCCAAGCAGTTAAAAACCAGTCACCATGAGCTAACCATTGATTACGATTCTCTCGCAAATGATTATGAAAAGATAGTGACTTCTTATGGAGAACCTATAATAGATGAAAGTATAATTCCGTCTTATTATGTTGCCAAAGCCGCCTCTGAACACGTCAGGGTTATTTTAAATGGCGATGGAGGCGATGAAATTTTTGGAGGTTACCGACGTTATGTCCTCTATAAAAATTATGAAAAAATAAAACTTTTTAGCGGTTTAGGAAGGAATATACTTAGGCTATTACCCGCAACAGATGACAAAAACGGTACCTTGTCTAAATTAAATCGATTGTCTGATTTTTTTAAGTATGAAGGTGATGAACAATATTTCAGCGCTTCAACAGACTTGTTTTTTGACGCGCCTGGTTTTAACAAACTTGAAGATGGTCACTATTTTTCGCACAAGTCAATGTTTGGAACATCTTTTTCATTGCTTGAAAAAACTATGTTGACGGATTTTTATGGTATCTTACCTAAAATATTATTCAAAAAAATGGACATTGCCACCATGCAAAGCAGTATTGAAGGAAGATCTCCTTTTTTAGATACAAATTTGATGGAATGGAGCGCTTCTTTAGACCAAAATTTAAAAGTAAAAGGATTTACGTCTAAGTACTTGTTGAGAGAACTGAATAAAAAATATATAGACGGTAGTGTGTATAAATTGCCTAAAAAAGGATTCGAAGTTTCAGTAAAAGATTTATTGAACAATCAGTTAAAAGAAATGTATTCGGATTATTTACACAGCAATAATCCATATTATGCTAACTTTATAGACCAAAAATACATTAAGGATTTTTATCTGCAAGAGGGAAAAATCAATGATGTTAAGCGATATAAAGGATTGTTGGTACTGTTGAATCTTGAAATTTGGCATAAAAATTTAATAAAAAGATAAATGGGTCTAGTTGTTTTATTGGTTTTATTGTTTTTTATAAATGAAATCTTTTATAAAAGAATAGCGATCAGGCATCCTTTTGTTTCGATTAGATTAATTAGGAAAATTTTCCTCTATCACCTTTTATTTGCTATAGTTTACTATGTCTATGCTGTTTATAATCCATCAGATTCTAAGCATTATTACAGTACATTGAGTCAGTCAGATATCAATTGGGTTGAAACTATTCCCATGACCAACTGGGGTGTATTTTTTGTGGAGTATCCGTTTTTGAAGTATCTTGACTTTAATTACGAGATGCTGATGTTATTGTTTTCTTGGTTTGGATTTGTAGGCTTCGTTTACGCGTATTTATTTTTTGCCGAAAACATCAAAGAGAAGATAATTGTATTTGGCAAATATGATTTATTAAAATTAT
Protein-coding sequences here:
- a CDS encoding glycosyltransferase, which produces MEKIKILHIIKSLGRGGAEMLLPETLKVHDVSKFEFHYIYFLPWKNQMVDAIEKSGGKVTCFSAKNNLSLLFQFAKVNAYCKEHKIQIIHAHLPWAGVLARIVGRISGIKVLYTEHNNFDKYHFLTRLLSKLTYQWQTKVLAVSEDAKVALEKHNLFHDIVYVPNGVNTSFFSKKKKFEKLEHVEQFVANDKVIGTVAVFRKQKRLDIFIEVAHLAQQKKLPFKFLMVGDGPEMEMIKGLTAQYQLQNVLLAGLQESPVDFMCYMDIFLITSDFEGLPVALLEAMSMEIVPFCTEVGGIPNVVKNTQNGVLLTSQEPEDILFALVQKSINESANFETMKKNARATVENHYSIQRMVNQLESIYTEVLNHG
- a CDS encoding GNAT family N-acetyltransferase, which translates into the protein MDNNFVYQWAKPEDVDQIVALFELCLGTEGGAPTVGFWNWKHNQNPGGISPVILAWDKDKLIGIRAFMCFKFHSKDGIYKAYRPVDTATHPDYQGKGIFKKLTLTLIEDLQQIEEKAFIFNTPNTQSKPGYLKMGWKVWGKPLIQVMPTFAFWGGNFKKHQTQLLQHDFSNILVNKDEKLSVCKDADYYKWRYQDIALQQYGLVEIDNYLIIYRQKKVKFLKEFRICDIIYKNSSCETMPVFVLIRLLFLFPPGFITFISQNKFLLSLKLKSKAPMVTYRKVKETDAAISFNAIDWNIGELELF
- the asnB gene encoding asparagine synthase (glutamine-hydrolyzing), encoding MCGIFGCIGTLDAEKKNRISSSLKHRGPDGQYFKEFNSLTFFHARLSIIDVAGGNQPFETENVILVFNGEIYNYKALAKQHQLSLNTASDTEVIIALYAKMGTAAFEQLDGMFAFALYDKQEKNIYLVRDRSGKKPLYFSPNNGFSFASEINALLVYKSASDINHQHLKWYLQKGFVSGENTIYNDIFEVLPAHYYTYNVETHKISRSQYWKFEDYFLSQKIKDKNVALEQLDDLFAKAVEKRILSSDFEVGAFLSGGIDSSLVCAFAVKTNPNLKTFTVKMKGGFDESEVASLIAKQLKTSHHELTIDYDSLANDYEKIVTSYGEPIIDESIIPSYYVAKAASEHVRVILNGDGGDEIFGGYRRYVLYKNYEKIKLFSGLGRNILRLLPATDDKNGTLSKLNRLSDFFKYEGDEQYFSASTDLFFDAPGFNKLEDGHYFSHKSMFGTSFSLLEKTMLTDFYGILPKILFKKMDIATMQSSIEGRSPFLDTNLMEWSASLDQNLKVKGFTSKYLLRELNKKYIDGSVYKLPKKGFEVSVKDLLNNQLKEMYSDYLHSNNPYYANFIDQKYIKDFYLQEGKINDVKRYKGLLVLLNLEIWHKNLIKR